A section of the Drosophila sechellia strain sech25 chromosome 3L, ASM438219v1, whole genome shotgun sequence genome encodes:
- the LOC6618406 gene encoding glycogen-binding subunit 76A, whose translation MNDPGDIPLTHTSTPDSRPPCSIISIIPTIGMSSCRGRAEAFARSLSSKLRTLGSQTTEEGEGNAEDEPIINGTSTNTWVNSHDSEQTVTDLQPLRHESDSFFDFDCELESPGSPVDECEYLRLIETASNTPHNSTAESGYACASMASSHSSSNDGPYFDASPSTSKAVAAQDQTLPASELKEYVNTLQLNGRHGLANGVQEEQPAGQDAVQEDETFLQAQILSELQKHSISLTEVDQTSSEEGKLTNGHLEEVEELELKDVLEVAGTTNRAPNVIVAPQEEASTDRTQEESPNDRVQKESSQQRVIEETPFEGVQEESLKDRVQEDASDERVQEKNSNDTVQVEINHKSATESIPTEVTTLERSPEESKNDELSPDSGVDETDKSASNLTVNVDLAQIEQAKQDATEAVEKTGAPSRGATVDTTDDEDDCRPQRIRRCSSLKTGKTPPGTPGRKKIVRFADVLGLDLADVKTFLDEIPTIPKSAFEDLEILESEPPLQLGPKSDKLLMPLFQQPGGLPKFLDAVREKQVSLENAAVTDNINQTISGSVRVRNLDFHKSVHIRYSLDGWRSYADLQANYVENSCDGFSDIFTFVLFGNSLHVGQRLEFAVRFQCKGQQFWDNNYGANYCFQCLPSSTHTVGGSTASPPSVATGAVSTGHSASLVGLLSPTAGDAWCSSFY comes from the exons ATGAACGATCCCGGCGATATACCACTGACACACACGAGCACTCCGGACAGCAGGCCGCCCTGCAGCATCATCTCCATCATACCCACCATAGGGATGTCCTCATGTCGCGGAAGAGCCGAGGCATTCGCACGGAGTCTGTCCTCCAAGCTGCGCACCTTGGGATCACAG ACAACCGAGGAGGGCGAGGGCAACGCGGAGGATGAGCCGATCATAAATGGAACCAGCACGAACACGTGGGTCAACTCCCACGACTCGGAGCAGACAGTGACGGACCTGCAGCCACTGCGCCATGAGTCCGACTCCTTCTTCGACTTCGACTGCGAGCTGGAGTCGCCGGGGAGTCCTGTGGACGAGTGCGAGTACCTGCGCCTGATCGAAACTGCCTCGAATACGCCGCACAACTCCACGGCGGAGTCGGGCTATGCCTGCGCTTCAATGGCCAGCAGCCATAGTAGCAGCAATGATGGTCCGTACTTTGACGCATCCCCTTCCACATCCAAGGCTGTAGCTGCCCAGGATCAGACGCTGCCAGCCTCGGAACTCAAGGAGTATGTGAATACCCTGCAACTGAACGGAAGGCATGGACTGGCCAATGGAgtgcaggaggagcagccagCTGGCCAGGATGCGGTGCAGGAGGACGAGACCTTCTTGCAGGCCCAGATCCTCAGTGAGCTCCAAAAGCACAGCATCAGTTTGACGGAAGTGGATCAGACAAGTTCCGAGGAGGGCAAGCTCACCAATGGGCATCtcgaggaggtggaggagctGGAACTGAAGGACGTCCTGGAGGTAGCTGGTACTACAAACAGAGCTCCAAATGTAATCGTTGCTCCACAAGAAGAAGCCTCCACTGACAGAACCCAAGAGGAATCACCTAATGATAGAGTTCAAAAAGAAAGCTCCCAGCAAAGGGTTATAGAAGAAACGCCATTCGAAGGAGTTCAAGAAGAATCCCTTAAAGACAGAGTCCAAGAGGACGCGTCCGATGAAAGGGTTCAAGAGAAAAACTCCAACGATACAGTTCAAGTGGAAATCAACCACAAATCCGCCACAGAATCAATCCCCACCGAGGTAACCACTTTGGAAAGATCACCAGAGGAAAGCAAGAATGATGAGCTCTCGCCAGACAGTGGTGTGGATGAAACAGACAAGTCGGCCAGTAATCTCACCGTAAATGTGGACCTGGCCCAAATCGAACAGGCCAAACAGGATGCCACTGAGGCTGTGGAAAAGACTGGTGCCCCCAGTCGGGGTGCCACAGTCGATACCACAGATGATGAAGACGATTGTAGACCCCAGCGCATCAGGCGTTGTTCCTCCCTGAAAACGGGAAAGACACCACCCGGAACTCCGGGTCGCAAGAAGATAGTGAGGTTTGCCGACGTCCTTGGCTTGGATCTGGCCGATGTGAAGACCTTCCTGGACGAGATACCCACCATACCGAAATCGGCGTTCGAAGACTTAGAGATCCTGGAGTCGGAGCCGCCACTTCAGCTCGGCCCCAAGTCCGACAAGCTACTGATGCCTCTCTTCCAGCAGCCAGGGGGCCTGCCCAAGTTCCTCGATGCGGTCCGGGAGAAGCAGGTTTCCCTGGAGAACGCTGCCGTGACGGATAACATCAACCAGACGATATCCGGATCGGTGCGCGTGCGCAATCTGGACTTTCACAAGTCGGTGCACATAAGGTACTCGCTGGACGGATGGAGGAGCTACGCCGACCTGCAGGCCAACTACGTGGAGAACTCCTGCGATGGCTTCTCCGACATCTTCACCTTCGTGCTGTTCGGCAACTCGCTGCACGTGGGCCAGAGGCTGGAGTTCGCCGTAAGGTTCCAGTGCAAGGGCCAACAGTTCTGGGACAACAACTACGGGGCCAACTACTGCTTCCAGTGTTTGCCCAGCTCGACACATACCGTCGGCGGCTCCACGGCATCGCCTCCGTCTGTGGCGACTGGCGCCGTATCCACCGGCCATAGTGCCAGTCTGGTCGGATTGCTAAGCCCCACGGCGGGCGATGCCTGGTGCAGCTCCTTCTACTAA